The following are encoded together in the Rhinopithecus roxellana isolate Shanxi Qingling chromosome 5, ASM756505v1, whole genome shotgun sequence genome:
- the CLK3 gene encoding dual specificity protein kinase CLK3 isoform X2, with translation MPVLSARRRELADHAGSGRRSGPSPAAGSGPHVSALRAQSARAAHLSGRGTYVRRDTAGGGPGRARPLDPPGTSLRGRGAHRSGEGWCPGAFESGARAARPPSRVEPGLATAASREGAGPPRAEVAAGSGRSAWRGEWGLAAAGAWETMHHCKRYRSPEPDPYLSYRWKRRRSYSREHEGRLRYPSRREPPPRRSRSRSHDRLPYQRRYRERRDSDTYRCEERSSSFGEDYYGSSRSRHRRRSRERGPYRTRKHAHHCHKRRTRSCSSASSRSQQSSKRSSRSVEDDKEGHLVCRIGDWLQERYEIVGNLGEGTFGKVVECLDHARGKSQVALKIIRNVGKYREAARLEINVLKKIKEKDKENKFLCVLMSDWFNFHGHMCIAFELLGKNTFEFLKENNFQPYPLPHVRHMAYQLCHALRFLHENQLTHTDLKPENILFVNSEFETLYNEHKSCEEKSVKNTSIRVADFGSATFDHEHHTTIVATRHYRPPEVILELGWAQPCDVWSIGCILFEYYRGFTLFQTHENREHLVMMEKILGPIPSHMIHRTRKQKYFYKGGLVWDENSSDGRYVKENCKPLKSYMLQDSLEHVQLFDLMRRMLEFDPAQRITLAEALLHPFFAGLTPEERSFHTSRNPSR, from the exons ATGCCCGTCCTCTCCGCGCGCAGGAGGGAGTTGGCGGACCACGCGGGGTCGGGGCGGCGGAGCGGGCCCAGCCCCGCGGCCGGGTCGGGGCCCCACGTCTCGGCTCTGAGAGCCCAGTCGGCCCGGGCCGCGCACCTGTCAGGTCGGGGAACCTACGTGCGCCGCGACACGGCGGGaggcgggccgggccgggcccGTCCCCTCGACCCTCCCGGAACTAGTCTCCGAGGCCGCGGCGCCCACCGGAGCGGAGAGGGCTGGTGTCCCGGAGCCTTCGAGTCGGGGGCTAGAGCGGCCAGGCCTCCGAGCCGGGTCGAGCCAGGGCTCGCGACGGCTGCGTCACGCGAGGGGGCGGGGCCGCCACGGGCGGAGGTCGCAGCCGGAAGCGGAAGAAGCGCTTGGAGAGGGGAGTGGGGCCTAGCTGCAGCCGGAGCCTGGGAGACG ATGCATCACTGTAAGCGATACCGCTCCCCTGAACCAGACCCGTACCTGAGCTACCgatggaagaggaggaggtcCTACAGTCGGGAACATGAAGGGAGACTGCGATACCCGTCCCGAAGGGAGCCTCCCCCACGGAGATCTCGGTCCAGAAG CCATGACCGCCTGCCCTACCAGAGGAGGTACCGGGAGCGCCGTGACAGCGATACATACCGGTGTGAAGAGCGGAGCTCATCCTTTGGAGAGGACTACTATGGATCTTCACGTTCTCGTCATCGTCGGCGATCGCGGGAGAGGGGGCCATACCGGACCCGCAAGCATGCCCACCACTGCCACAAACGCCGCACCAGGTCTTGTAGCAGCGCCTCCTCG AGAAGCCAACAGAGCAGTAAGCGCAGCAGCCGGAGTGTGGAAGATGACAAGGAGGGTCACCTGGTGTGCCGGATCGGCGATTGGCTCCAAGAGCGAT ATGAGATTGTGGGGAACCTGGGTGAAGGCACCTTTGGCAAGGTGGTGGAGTGCTTGGACCATGCCAG AGGGAAGTCTCAGGTTGCCCTGAAGATCATCCGCAATGTGGGCAAGTACCGGGAGGCTGCCCGGCTAGAAATCAACGTGCTCAAAAAAATCAAGGAGAAGGACAAAGAAAACAAGTT cctgtGCGTCTTGATGTCTGACTGGTTCAACTTCCACGGTCACATGTGCATCGCCTTTGAGCTCCTGGGCAAGAACACCTTTGAGTTCCTGAAGGAGAATAACTTCCAGCCTTACCCCCTACCACATGTCCGGCACATGGCCTACCAGCTCTGCCACGCCCTTAGAT TTCTGCATGAGAATCAGCTGACCCATACAGACTTGAAGCCAGAGAACATTCTGTTTGTGAATTCTGAGTTTGAAACCCTCTACAATGAGCACAAG AGCTGTGAGGAGAAGTCAGTGAAGAACACCAGCATCCGAGTGGCTGACTTTGGCAGTGCCACCTTTGACCATGAGCATCACACAACCATTGTGGCCACCCGTCACTATCGCCCACCTGAGGTGATCCTTG AGCTGGGCTGGGCACAGCCCTGTGACGTCTGGAGCATTGGCTGCATTCTCTTTGAGTACTACCGGGGCTTCACACTCTTCCAG ACCCACGAAAACCGAGAGCATCTGGTGATGATGGAGAAGATCCTAGGGCCCATCCCATCACACATGATCCACCGTACCAG GAAGCAGAAATATTTCTACAAAGGGGGCCTAGTTTGGGATGAGAACAGCTCTGATGGCCGGTATGtgaaggagaactgcaaacctcTGAAG AGTTACATGCTCCAAGACTCCCTGGAGCACGTGCAGCTGTTTGACCTGATGAGGAGGATGTTAGAATTTGACCCTGCCCAGCGCATCACACTGGCCGAGGCCCTGCTGCACCCCTTCTTTGCTGGCCTGACCCCTGAGGAGCGGTCCTTCCACACCAGCCGCAACCCAAGCAGATGA
- the CLK3 gene encoding dual specificity protein kinase CLK3 isoform X1, translating into MPVLSARRRELADHAGSGRRSGPSPAAGSGPHVSALRAQSARAAHLSGRGTYVRRDTAGGGPGRARPLDPPGTSLRGRGAHRSGEGWCPGAFESGARAARPPSRVEPGLATAASREGAGPPRAEVAAGSGRSAWRGEWGLAAAGAWETMHHCKRYRSPEPDPYLSYRWKRRRSYSREHEGRLRYPSRREPPPRRSRSRSHDRLPYQRRYRERRDSDTYRCEERSSSFGEDYYGSSRSRHRRRSRERGPYRTRKHAHHCHKRRTRSCSSASSRSQQSSKRSSRSVEDDKEGHLVCRIGDWLQERYEIVGNLGEGTFGKVVECLDHARGKSQVALKIIRNVGKYREAARLEINVLKKIKEKDKENKFLCVLMSDWFNFHGHMCIAFELLGKNTFEFLKENNFQPYPLPHVRHMAYQLCHALRFLHENQLTHTDLKPENILFVNSEFETLYNEHKSCEEKSVKNTSIRVADFGSATFDHEHHTTIVATRHYRPPEVILELGWAQPCDVWSIGCILFEYYRGFTLFQTHENREHLVMMEKILGPIPSHMIHRTRKQKYFYKGGLVWDENSSDGRYVKENCKPLKDFACGGRGINPARHLVAWQVPSKTLNRGMKGKELLIVQEGGSRVLQGGNTASSIQSSKASQRQGDLLWLPTILPSH; encoded by the exons ATGCCCGTCCTCTCCGCGCGCAGGAGGGAGTTGGCGGACCACGCGGGGTCGGGGCGGCGGAGCGGGCCCAGCCCCGCGGCCGGGTCGGGGCCCCACGTCTCGGCTCTGAGAGCCCAGTCGGCCCGGGCCGCGCACCTGTCAGGTCGGGGAACCTACGTGCGCCGCGACACGGCGGGaggcgggccgggccgggcccGTCCCCTCGACCCTCCCGGAACTAGTCTCCGAGGCCGCGGCGCCCACCGGAGCGGAGAGGGCTGGTGTCCCGGAGCCTTCGAGTCGGGGGCTAGAGCGGCCAGGCCTCCGAGCCGGGTCGAGCCAGGGCTCGCGACGGCTGCGTCACGCGAGGGGGCGGGGCCGCCACGGGCGGAGGTCGCAGCCGGAAGCGGAAGAAGCGCTTGGAGAGGGGAGTGGGGCCTAGCTGCAGCCGGAGCCTGGGAGACG ATGCATCACTGTAAGCGATACCGCTCCCCTGAACCAGACCCGTACCTGAGCTACCgatggaagaggaggaggtcCTACAGTCGGGAACATGAAGGGAGACTGCGATACCCGTCCCGAAGGGAGCCTCCCCCACGGAGATCTCGGTCCAGAAG CCATGACCGCCTGCCCTACCAGAGGAGGTACCGGGAGCGCCGTGACAGCGATACATACCGGTGTGAAGAGCGGAGCTCATCCTTTGGAGAGGACTACTATGGATCTTCACGTTCTCGTCATCGTCGGCGATCGCGGGAGAGGGGGCCATACCGGACCCGCAAGCATGCCCACCACTGCCACAAACGCCGCACCAGGTCTTGTAGCAGCGCCTCCTCG AGAAGCCAACAGAGCAGTAAGCGCAGCAGCCGGAGTGTGGAAGATGACAAGGAGGGTCACCTGGTGTGCCGGATCGGCGATTGGCTCCAAGAGCGAT ATGAGATTGTGGGGAACCTGGGTGAAGGCACCTTTGGCAAGGTGGTGGAGTGCTTGGACCATGCCAG AGGGAAGTCTCAGGTTGCCCTGAAGATCATCCGCAATGTGGGCAAGTACCGGGAGGCTGCCCGGCTAGAAATCAACGTGCTCAAAAAAATCAAGGAGAAGGACAAAGAAAACAAGTT cctgtGCGTCTTGATGTCTGACTGGTTCAACTTCCACGGTCACATGTGCATCGCCTTTGAGCTCCTGGGCAAGAACACCTTTGAGTTCCTGAAGGAGAATAACTTCCAGCCTTACCCCCTACCACATGTCCGGCACATGGCCTACCAGCTCTGCCACGCCCTTAGAT TTCTGCATGAGAATCAGCTGACCCATACAGACTTGAAGCCAGAGAACATTCTGTTTGTGAATTCTGAGTTTGAAACCCTCTACAATGAGCACAAG AGCTGTGAGGAGAAGTCAGTGAAGAACACCAGCATCCGAGTGGCTGACTTTGGCAGTGCCACCTTTGACCATGAGCATCACACAACCATTGTGGCCACCCGTCACTATCGCCCACCTGAGGTGATCCTTG AGCTGGGCTGGGCACAGCCCTGTGACGTCTGGAGCATTGGCTGCATTCTCTTTGAGTACTACCGGGGCTTCACACTCTTCCAG ACCCACGAAAACCGAGAGCATCTGGTGATGATGGAGAAGATCCTAGGGCCCATCCCATCACACATGATCCACCGTACCAG GAAGCAGAAATATTTCTACAAAGGGGGCCTAGTTTGGGATGAGAACAGCTCTGATGGCCGGTATGtgaaggagaactgcaaacctcTGAAG GACTTTGCATGTGGGGGCAGAGGCATCAATCCAGCAAGACACCTAGTAGCCTGGCAAGTTCCGAGCAAAACGTTAAACAGAGGCATGAAAGGAAAGGAGCTGCTCATTGTCCAGGAGGGCGGAAGTAGAGTCCTCCAAGGAGGCAACACTGCCTCCTCGATCCAGTCCAGCAAGGCATCCCAGAGGCAAGGGGACCTGCTGTGGCTTCCCACGATCCTGCCGTCACACTGA